From one Burkholderia pyrrocinia genomic stretch:
- a CDS encoding SDR family NAD(P)-dependent oxidoreductase — MSRSWAFEGKTVVVTGGTSGIGASTAWRFAEAGASVVALGLDVAGPHAPVHPRVRCMELNVTDSDALTRTIAALPRLDVLVNGVGISRHADEYRMDQFELVLNVNLTSVMRASDAALPALSAHGGSIVNVASMYTYFGSKDRPAYSASKGGIAQLTRSLAQAWAERGIRVNAVAPGWIDTPLSSGLMADAHASRQILDRTPLGRWGTADEVANVILFLCSPGASFVTGAIVPVDGGYSTV, encoded by the coding sequence ATGAGTCGTTCGTGGGCGTTTGAAGGCAAGACCGTCGTCGTGACGGGCGGCACGTCGGGCATCGGCGCGAGCACCGCCTGGCGCTTCGCGGAAGCGGGCGCGTCGGTCGTCGCGCTCGGGCTCGACGTCGCCGGCCCGCATGCGCCGGTGCATCCGCGCGTCCGGTGCATGGAGCTGAACGTGACCGACAGCGACGCGCTGACGCGCACGATCGCCGCGTTGCCGCGGCTCGACGTGCTCGTCAACGGCGTCGGCATCAGCCGGCACGCGGACGAATACCGGATGGACCAGTTCGAGCTCGTGCTGAACGTGAACCTGACGTCGGTGATGCGCGCGTCCGACGCCGCGTTGCCGGCGCTGTCGGCCCACGGCGGCAGTATCGTCAACGTCGCGTCGATGTACACGTACTTCGGCAGCAAGGACCGGCCCGCGTACAGCGCGAGCAAGGGCGGTATCGCGCAGCTCACGCGTTCGCTCGCGCAGGCGTGGGCCGAGCGCGGCATCCGCGTGAACGCGGTCGCGCCCGGCTGGATCGACACGCCGCTCAGCAGCGGGCTGATGGCCGACGCGCACGCGTCGCGGCAGATCCTCGATCGCACCCCGCTCGGGCGCTGGGGCACCGCCGACGAGGTCGCGAACGTGATCCTGTTCCTGTGCTCGCCCGGCGCGTCGTTCGTGACCGGCGCGATCGTGCCGGTGGACGGCGGGTATTCGACGGTCTAG
- a CDS encoding porin, with protein sequence MTKKTLLALAACAIPAAAFAQSSVTMFGLMDTGISYVSNEGGHGNAKFDDNIFFPNLLGFEGKEDLGAGTRAIFRLVNQYSLGNGSIIGGGLFARQAYVGLENDRYGKLTLGNQYEFMVDSLAASGNEIAQDLVGLYGFRNGPFDKLALPNNPTGAFDWDRVAGSNRVANSVKYTSPSLSGLTFGALYGFGNVAGSVGANNTASVGASYDNGPFGAGAAYTNQKYGASAGLPPTSVRNWGAGVHYTLGAVTGKALFTTVRNAQNGAGVWSAEAGAAWHPSPAWVVGASYTYMKGNDTLDNAHAHQILATVQYWLSKRTMVYVAGVHQRANHGSNAQVNGVMDANGASSGALQSIARIGFSTRF encoded by the coding sequence ATGACGAAAAAGACCCTTCTGGCACTCGCGGCCTGCGCGATCCCGGCGGCGGCGTTCGCGCAAAGCAGCGTGACGATGTTCGGGCTGATGGACACCGGCATCAGCTACGTCAGCAACGAAGGCGGCCACGGAAACGCGAAATTCGACGACAACATCTTCTTTCCGAACCTGCTCGGATTCGAAGGCAAGGAGGATCTCGGCGCGGGCACGCGCGCAATCTTCCGGCTCGTGAACCAGTATTCGCTCGGCAACGGTTCGATCATCGGCGGCGGGTTATTCGCGCGGCAGGCCTACGTCGGGCTGGAAAACGACCGCTACGGCAAGCTCACGCTCGGCAACCAGTACGAGTTCATGGTCGACTCGCTGGCCGCGAGCGGCAACGAGATCGCGCAGGATCTCGTCGGCCTGTACGGTTTCCGCAACGGGCCGTTCGACAAGCTCGCGCTGCCGAACAACCCGACCGGTGCGTTCGACTGGGATCGCGTTGCGGGCAGCAATCGCGTCGCGAACTCCGTCAAGTACACGAGCCCGTCGCTGTCGGGCCTGACCTTCGGCGCGCTGTACGGTTTCGGCAACGTTGCGGGGTCGGTCGGCGCGAACAACACGGCCAGCGTCGGCGCGAGCTACGACAACGGCCCGTTCGGCGCGGGCGCGGCCTATACGAACCAGAAATACGGCGCGTCGGCGGGACTGCCGCCGACCAGCGTGCGCAACTGGGGCGCGGGCGTGCACTACACGCTCGGCGCGGTCACGGGGAAGGCGCTCTTCACGACCGTGCGCAACGCGCAGAACGGCGCGGGCGTGTGGTCGGCGGAAGCCGGCGCGGCGTGGCATCCGTCGCCTGCGTGGGTGGTCGGCGCGTCGTACACGTACATGAAGGGCAACGACACGCTCGACAACGCACATGCGCATCAGATCCTGGCCACCGTTCAGTACTGGCTGTCGAAGCGCACGATGGTGTATGTGGCGGGCGTGCATCAGCGCGCGAACCATGGCAGCAACGCGCAGGTCAACGGCGTGATGGATGCCAACGGCGCGTCGAGCGGCGCGCTGCAGTCGATCGCGCGGATCGGGTTCAGCACGCGGTTCTAG
- a CDS encoding AidA/PixA family protein, giving the protein MKGTAMSHSLDSVKFIDVLIAFDVEEILKKNNNALGTDPNQATSLANIPDSVYMITPLADAAYGYSQGPLQGINQGEAGNNMRIKANVEDEIYWRTVSLTDKENYKCFLYRFKATGRNLLGEVTYHTENVYEPYPEQGWPDSNGVKTEQRADYWAQATVLCPGQETYAFVAAVYDRHAQLKGYVTWNAFISISSR; this is encoded by the coding sequence GTGAAAGGAACTGCCATGTCTCATAGCTTGGATAGCGTCAAATTCATCGACGTCCTGATTGCGTTCGATGTCGAGGAGATCCTGAAAAAGAACAACAACGCGCTCGGCACGGATCCGAATCAGGCGACCTCGCTCGCGAACATCCCCGATTCCGTCTACATGATCACCCCTCTCGCGGATGCGGCGTATGGCTACAGCCAGGGCCCGCTGCAGGGTATCAACCAGGGCGAGGCCGGCAACAACATGCGGATCAAGGCCAACGTCGAGGACGAGATTTACTGGCGCACCGTGTCGCTGACGGACAAGGAAAACTACAAGTGCTTCCTGTATCGCTTCAAAGCGACCGGCCGCAACCTTCTGGGCGAGGTTACGTACCACACCGAGAACGTCTACGAGCCTTACCCGGAACAGGGCTGGCCCGACAGCAACGGTGTGAAAACAGAGCAGCGCGCGGACTACTGGGCGCAAGCCACCGTGCTCTGTCCCGGCCAGGAGACCTATGCGTTCGTCGCCGCCGTTTACGACCGGCACGCGCAACTGAAGGGCTACGTCACCTGGAATGCTTTCATCTCCATCAGCAGCCGGTGA
- a CDS encoding TOMM precursor leader peptide-binding protein codes for MLDDFSRVLRFKPHLLVLDAGPETLFVVDEFKRAMLSGAIFVRIAACLRARMTIAEIVTSLAGTFGEWDVLARLDHLVRRGYVRADSPHDDDAVRGFFERAGLDGDAACARVVQLRVAVEAFGADDAALRRALDTAGIDVVPDAELTVAITDTHDRDDLAACAARVAAHGGALLVVAAGGVQTLIGPLLAGGGALADAPCIECVRYWIRINRPVEALLARHHGSDATRLPPAASRAGAAAAAALVVATVEQIAVNRTASERSQTHIVAQRIDTLAAERHRVLKRPQCPCCGNPAWMREQAARAPRLADHAPLARADGGYRTADPQQVFERYAHLISPVSGAIAYLHPMPKRHAGLRKVYASGFLVCPAAIPASNRFDRICSGKGRTDDQARVSALCEALERYSSVYQGDEATLTGSIESLLADPACDAVPIHVNDLQQFSERQFDARDAINALTRDVRKQVPPRFTARDVIDWTPAWSLVTGRRHLVPLSYCYAETPDSAQARAACVHNPNGCAAGSSVDEAILQGMLELIERDAVAIWWYNRIPRPGIDLASFDDPYFDALVREYATFGWRLWALDITTDLGVPTVAALAENPQDGRFSIGFGCHPDGRIAVQRALTEVNQLLDVAAEAPHPWDRDKLSATGFLYPANGVRCTMRATWQPIDAASLPAALAHCVARIAAAGMDVLVVDKTRPDIGLSVVQVIAPGLCHFWPRFGARRLYSVPVELGWRAQPCGEPELNPALLFL; via the coding sequence ATGCTTGATGATTTTTCGCGCGTGTTGCGCTTCAAACCGCATTTGCTCGTGCTCGATGCGGGCCCCGAGACGCTGTTCGTCGTCGACGAATTCAAACGCGCGATGCTGTCCGGCGCGATCTTCGTGCGGATCGCCGCCTGCTTGCGGGCGCGGATGACGATCGCCGAGATCGTGACATCGCTTGCCGGCACGTTCGGAGAATGGGACGTGCTCGCGCGGCTCGATCACCTGGTGCGCCGCGGGTACGTACGCGCCGACTCGCCGCACGACGACGATGCGGTGCGCGGTTTCTTCGAGCGCGCCGGACTCGACGGCGACGCGGCTTGTGCGCGCGTCGTTCAACTGCGCGTCGCAGTCGAAGCGTTCGGCGCCGACGATGCGGCGCTCAGGCGCGCGCTCGATACGGCCGGCATCGATGTCGTGCCGGACGCCGAATTGACCGTTGCGATCACGGATACGCACGACCGCGACGATCTCGCCGCGTGCGCCGCCCGCGTGGCGGCGCACGGCGGGGCCTTGCTCGTCGTGGCGGCCGGTGGCGTGCAGACGCTGATCGGGCCGTTGCTGGCCGGCGGCGGCGCGCTGGCCGACGCGCCGTGCATCGAATGCGTGCGCTACTGGATTCGCATCAACCGGCCTGTCGAGGCGCTGCTTGCGCGCCATCACGGCAGCGACGCGACGCGTCTGCCGCCGGCCGCCTCGCGCGCCGGGGCAGCAGCAGCGGCGGCACTCGTGGTGGCGACGGTCGAGCAGATCGCGGTCAACCGCACGGCATCGGAACGGTCGCAAACGCATATCGTGGCGCAGCGCATCGACACGCTGGCCGCCGAGCGGCACCGTGTGCTGAAGCGTCCGCAATGCCCGTGCTGCGGCAATCCCGCGTGGATGCGCGAGCAGGCGGCGCGGGCGCCGCGTCTCGCCGATCATGCGCCGTTGGCGCGCGCCGACGGCGGCTACCGTACCGCCGATCCGCAACAGGTGTTCGAGCGTTATGCCCATCTGATATCGCCGGTCAGCGGCGCGATCGCGTATCTGCACCCGATGCCGAAGCGACACGCGGGCCTGCGCAAGGTCTATGCGTCGGGTTTTCTCGTGTGCCCGGCCGCGATACCGGCCAGCAACCGGTTCGACAGGATCTGCTCAGGCAAAGGCCGCACCGACGATCAAGCGCGTGTGAGCGCGCTATGCGAGGCGCTCGAACGATACAGCAGCGTGTATCAAGGCGACGAGGCGACGCTGACCGGAAGCATCGAAAGCCTGCTCGCCGATCCGGCATGCGATGCCGTACCGATTCACGTGAACGATCTTCAGCAGTTCAGCGAACGGCAATTCGACGCACGCGATGCGATCAACGCATTGACCCGCGATGTTCGAAAGCAGGTGCCGCCGCGTTTCACGGCGCGCGACGTCATCGACTGGACGCCGGCCTGGTCGCTCGTGACCGGCAGGCGCCACCTCGTACCGCTCAGCTACTGCTATGCGGAAACGCCAGACAGTGCACAGGCGCGCGCCGCATGCGTTCACAATCCCAACGGCTGCGCGGCGGGATCGAGCGTCGACGAGGCGATTCTGCAGGGCATGCTCGAATTGATCGAGCGCGATGCGGTCGCGATCTGGTGGTACAACCGGATCCCGCGCCCCGGCATCGATCTCGCGAGTTTCGACGATCCGTATTTCGATGCGCTCGTGCGCGAATACGCGACGTTCGGGTGGCGTTTGTGGGCGCTCGACATCACCACCGATCTCGGCGTGCCGACCGTGGCCGCGCTGGCGGAAAATCCGCAGGACGGGCGTTTCTCGATCGGCTTCGGCTGCCATCCGGACGGCCGAATCGCGGTGCAGCGTGCGCTGACCGAAGTCAACCAGTTGCTCGATGTCGCAGCGGAGGCGCCGCACCCGTGGGATCGCGACAAGCTTTCGGCAACCGGATTCCTGTATCCGGCGAACGGCGTGCGTTGCACGATGCGCGCGACGTGGCAGCCGATCGACGCTGCGTCGTTGCCGGCGGCGCTCGCGCATTGCGTCGCGCGCATCGCGGCAGCCGGCATGGACGTGCTCGTCGTCGACAAGACGCGGCCCGACATCGGCTTGTCCGTGGTGCAGGTCATCGCGCCGGGGCTGTGCCATTTCTGGCCGCGTTTTGGCGCGCGACGGCTTTATTCGGTTCCGGTGGAATTGGGATGGCGCGCGCAGCCGTGCGGCGAACCGGAACTGAATCCGGCGCTGCTGTTTCTGTGA
- a CDS encoding BMA_0021/BMA_0022 family TOMM bacteriocin, which produces MAKDNANPTLESMLEFQKVYLRAIALSWRNPDFRGELLEKPLDTLAKYFGYQCPWIIDIEVVEPPDGDHGWRDNGKDGGSWHLPRNVMTVGIPEQPLSRDEEAVALAAYCDAGSTYLFTCC; this is translated from the coding sequence ATGGCAAAGGACAACGCTAATCCGACGCTCGAATCGATGCTGGAGTTTCAGAAGGTCTATCTGCGTGCGATCGCGCTTTCATGGCGAAACCCGGACTTCAGGGGCGAGCTGCTGGAGAAGCCGCTGGACACGCTCGCGAAATACTTCGGTTACCAGTGTCCGTGGATCATCGATATCGAGGTCGTCGAACCACCGGACGGCGATCATGGCTGGAGGGACAACGGGAAGGACGGCGGGAGCTGGCACCTGCCGCGCAACGTGATGACGGTCGGCATACCGGAACAGCCGTTGAGCCGGGACGAAGAGGCCGTTGCACTCGCGGCGTACTGCGACGCCGGGTCGACTTACCTGTTCACCTGCTGCTGA
- a CDS encoding BMA_0021/BMA_0022 family TOMM bacteriocin, with protein sequence MSKDLRLPTYEQFLEYRATVIRAIALAWHSKAFLEELEADPVHALREHFDYHFPFDLDLKVQTKSSAWTPGVNGDWTAGQKNKLTLFLPPAPAYEKHFAQALAAYNANHITIME encoded by the coding sequence ATGAGCAAGGATCTTCGATTACCGACGTACGAACAGTTTCTCGAATACCGGGCAACCGTCATCCGGGCGATAGCGCTCGCGTGGCATTCCAAGGCGTTTCTCGAGGAACTCGAGGCCGATCCGGTCCACGCGTTGCGCGAGCATTTCGACTATCACTTTCCGTTCGATCTCGACCTGAAGGTGCAGACCAAGTCGTCGGCCTGGACACCGGGCGTCAACGGCGACTGGACGGCCGGCCAGAAAAACAAGCTCACGTTGTTTCTGCCGCCCGCGCCGGCGTACGAGAAGCACTTCGCGCAGGCGCTGGCTGCCTACAACGCGAACCACATCACCATCATGGAATGA
- a CDS encoding TOMM system kinase/cyclase fusion protein has translation MNTREPAVLPIALRAPVVQEALDPRRPAAPFAELAGKWHYRLGALLGEGGNGVVFRATCGETGQDVAIKLMRDDATRTATERMRQRARFRRETSLCEALRHPNIVALLDKGEAPDGRLFAVFELVQGRTLRDRLAVEGPLSAVDTGRLMTEVLDGLAAAHRRGIVHRDLKPQNIVITMADDGPHAKLLDFGIGALLPGTEDIARQTSTLATEVLGSPPYCAPEQLRNEPPTPRSDLYAWGLVVIECLTGDVVMRGASVADILYQQLSPVDVALPPSIASHPLGSVLRRALSKNPEQRAASADELAATFRTLNFAALVGQFDAGRASGQTRPRPFAPRNETSATAGEYRQITTLCCCVTITGTGRQRHAGTDHGDLLGGYEEQWLTKCADIAVGYGAQVDGQLGDTLLFHFGLRGDIDRPARRAARAALDMVRVAERARLPAAAGSHAGGESWRVEVAAAIHVGQVLTHASRMSGVSTPAAAARLLRLAGPGQILISDDARLALERHADYRPTSLRLARAGVVPQPVHELLGERRADTPFDSLDAGMRAPMVGRARELDALLRAWQETLARHRRAMRGEPAPCGVPRLVVGDAGIGKSRLVHELCEAVRIQGHAFAHCGCLPERENHALFPILRFIGAHWHIDADSPAGFALAAIDAMIAPLECDHAAARVALATWLGLPCDAKGLLWSSAREQHALFDVLEQLIVSLGNGAPVLLVVEDVQWIDRSTEDFLAYLQRSPRAAALGIVFTSRPDKLGRWRGATERLVLRRLPRDDARRLMSACLGQGALDPAWLDQLAHRTAGIPLFIEAVARELTMSGADGSLAALRDTDPYPLPLSLGGMLGLAFDRIDDARDTAQLAATIGLEVDAQLLADASPHDRATLDTHLRLLLEERIVYAQHRRDRVFYSFRHALIRDAAYESMPPAVRRANHARVGRALVAQADRGAGAHAFGIAGHFARAGAFANAIAHGIDAARGALERSRYDDAIRYGQAVFDWLGNADYAQREHDSARIRTTLTHATMARFGWADPQVREHAEQLLRQMQTLDDPVLEISALWTLSTYYHVAGDRPTVRGIGMRLDALATERGDAGVQVAADAMRGMSLWVDGDYTRARAAFDAVLAGYDVRRDADHRRLLGLDTRAWTMASLASVRWCMDDDPQASLALARDAVYCATCLDHLPTLGVTMMYLARTHQLAGDRDAARTLSEAILRLSEVHRLRAVGHYAAIIHAWAQGDRAGVVAHLDAQRRSGGLLGLTYYASLLAELDAERGDYPAALAQIEQCLAWCESTGERYYEAQLLLKKCEYLRQADPRCGGVAALAACRRACEVATTAGMGRIARLAGAMLQSLP, from the coding sequence GTGAACACGCGAGAACCGGCCGTGTTGCCGATCGCGCTCCGCGCGCCCGTCGTGCAGGAAGCACTTGATCCCCGGCGGCCCGCCGCGCCTTTCGCCGAACTTGCCGGCAAGTGGCATTACCGGCTCGGCGCGCTGCTCGGCGAAGGCGGCAATGGCGTGGTGTTTCGCGCGACCTGCGGCGAAACGGGACAAGACGTCGCGATCAAGCTGATGCGGGATGACGCCACGCGGACCGCGACGGAGCGCATGCGCCAGCGTGCGCGCTTTCGGCGCGAGACGAGCCTGTGCGAGGCGCTGCGGCACCCGAACATCGTGGCGTTGCTGGACAAGGGGGAAGCACCCGACGGCCGGCTGTTCGCCGTATTCGAGCTGGTACAGGGCCGGACCTTGCGCGACCGGCTTGCGGTGGAGGGGCCGCTGTCGGCCGTCGACACGGGCCGGCTGATGACGGAGGTGCTCGACGGGCTCGCGGCCGCGCATCGACGGGGCATCGTGCATCGGGACCTGAAGCCGCAGAACATCGTGATCACGATGGCCGACGACGGGCCGCACGCGAAGCTCCTCGATTTCGGCATCGGCGCGTTGTTGCCCGGCACGGAAGACATCGCGCGCCAGACCTCGACGCTGGCGACCGAGGTGCTCGGCTCGCCGCCCTATTGCGCGCCCGAGCAATTGCGCAACGAGCCGCCGACGCCCAGAAGCGACCTGTATGCGTGGGGACTGGTCGTGATCGAATGCCTGACGGGCGATGTCGTCATGCGCGGCGCGAGCGTGGCCGACATTCTCTATCAGCAGCTCAGCCCGGTGGATGTCGCGCTTCCTCCGTCGATCGCGTCGCATCCGCTCGGCTCGGTATTGCGGCGCGCGCTGAGCAAGAATCCGGAACAGCGCGCCGCGTCGGCCGACGAACTCGCGGCGACGTTTCGCACGCTCAACTTCGCCGCGCTCGTCGGCCAGTTCGATGCCGGCCGCGCAAGCGGGCAGACGCGTCCGCGCCCGTTCGCACCGCGTAACGAGACGAGCGCGACGGCCGGCGAGTACCGGCAGATCACCACGCTGTGCTGTTGCGTGACGATTACCGGAACGGGCCGGCAACGCCACGCCGGAACCGATCACGGCGACTTGCTCGGCGGCTACGAGGAGCAATGGTTGACGAAGTGCGCCGACATCGCCGTCGGTTATGGCGCGCAGGTCGACGGACAGCTCGGCGACACGCTGCTGTTCCATTTCGGCCTGCGAGGCGACATCGACCGGCCGGCGCGCCGCGCGGCGCGCGCGGCACTCGACATGGTGCGGGTGGCCGAGCGCGCACGGCTGCCGGCGGCGGCCGGCAGCCACGCCGGTGGCGAAAGCTGGCGCGTCGAAGTGGCCGCCGCGATTCACGTCGGGCAGGTTCTCACACATGCGTCGCGCATGTCGGGCGTATCGACGCCCGCGGCGGCGGCGCGGCTGCTGCGGCTTGCCGGGCCCGGGCAGATCCTGATCAGTGACGATGCGCGGCTCGCGCTCGAACGGCATGCCGACTACCGGCCGACCTCGTTGCGGCTGGCGCGGGCGGGCGTCGTGCCGCAGCCGGTTCATGAATTGCTCGGCGAACGTCGCGCCGATACGCCGTTCGATTCGCTCGATGCCGGCATGCGGGCGCCGATGGTCGGCCGCGCGCGCGAACTCGACGCGCTGTTGCGCGCGTGGCAGGAGACGCTTGCACGACATCGTCGTGCGATGCGCGGCGAGCCTGCGCCGTGCGGCGTGCCAAGGCTCGTCGTCGGCGACGCGGGAATCGGCAAGTCGCGCCTCGTGCACGAGTTGTGCGAGGCCGTCCGGATCCAGGGCCACGCCTTCGCGCATTGCGGGTGCCTGCCCGAGCGGGAGAATCATGCGCTGTTTCCGATCCTGCGATTCATCGGCGCGCATTGGCATATCGACGCCGACAGCCCGGCCGGTTTCGCGCTCGCGGCGATCGACGCCATGATCGCGCCGCTCGAATGCGATCATGCGGCAGCCCGTGTCGCGCTCGCGACCTGGCTGGGGCTGCCCTGCGATGCGAAGGGGCTGCTGTGGTCGAGTGCGCGCGAACAGCACGCGCTGTTCGACGTCCTCGAGCAACTGATCGTGTCGCTCGGCAACGGCGCTCCGGTACTGCTCGTCGTCGAGGACGTCCAGTGGATCGATCGCTCGACCGAGGACTTTCTTGCGTACCTGCAGCGCTCGCCGCGCGCAGCGGCGCTCGGCATCGTGTTCACGTCGCGCCCCGACAAGCTCGGGCGCTGGCGCGGCGCGACCGAACGCCTGGTGCTGCGCCGCTTGCCGCGCGACGACGCGCGGCGCCTGATGTCTGCGTGTCTGGGCCAGGGCGCGCTCGATCCGGCCTGGCTCGACCAGCTCGCCCATCGCACGGCGGGCATCCCGCTGTTCATCGAGGCCGTCGCGCGCGAGCTGACGATGAGCGGCGCGGACGGCTCGCTCGCCGCGCTGCGGGACACGGACCCTTATCCGCTTCCGCTGAGCCTCGGCGGCATGCTCGGACTCGCGTTCGACCGGATCGACGACGCGCGCGACACCGCGCAGCTTGCCGCGACCATCGGGCTCGAGGTGGATGCGCAATTGCTCGCCGACGCATCGCCGCATGATCGCGCCACGCTCGACACGCATCTGCGGCTGCTGCTCGAAGAGCGGATCGTGTACGCGCAACATCGGCGCGATCGCGTGTTCTATTCGTTCCGCCACGCATTGATTCGCGATGCGGCCTATGAATCGATGCCGCCCGCCGTGCGGCGCGCCAACCACGCACGCGTCGGCCGCGCGCTGGTCGCTCAAGCCGATCGCGGCGCCGGTGCGCATGCGTTCGGCATCGCCGGGCACTTCGCGCGCGCGGGTGCGTTCGCCAACGCGATCGCCCACGGCATCGACGCGGCGCGCGGCGCGCTCGAACGTTCCCGGTACGACGATGCGATCCGTTACGGGCAGGCCGTGTTCGACTGGCTCGGCAATGCCGACTACGCGCAACGTGAGCACGACAGCGCGCGTATCCGCACCACGTTGACGCACGCGACGATGGCCCGGTTCGGCTGGGCGGATCCGCAGGTGCGCGAGCATGCGGAGCAACTGTTGCGGCAGATGCAGACGCTCGACGACCCGGTGCTCGAGATCAGCGCGCTATGGACGCTGTCGACCTACTACCACGTCGCCGGCGATCGCCCCACCGTGCGCGGGATCGGCATGCGGCTCGACGCGCTCGCGACCGAGCGCGGCGACGCCGGCGTCCAGGTCGCGGCGGACGCGATGCGCGGCATGAGCCTGTGGGTCGACGGCGACTATACGCGCGCCCGCGCCGCGTTCGACGCGGTGCTGGCCGGCTACGACGTGCGGCGCGACGCGGACCATCGGCGCCTCCTGGGGCTCGATACGCGCGCGTGGACGATGGCGTCGCTCGCGAGCGTGCGCTGGTGCATGGACGACGATCCGCAGGCCTCGCTCGCGTTGGCGCGCGACGCGGTGTATTGCGCGACCTGCCTCGACCATCTGCCGACGCTCGGCGTCACGATGATGTACCTCGCACGCACGCACCAGCTGGCGGGCGATCGCGACGCAGCCCGCACGCTGTCGGAAGCGATTCTCCGTCTGTCGGAAGTGCATCGGCTGCGCGCGGTCGGGCACTACGCCGCGATCATTCATGCGTGGGCGCAAGGGGATCGCGCGGGCGTCGTCGCGCATCTCGATGCGCAGCGGCGGTCGGGCGGCCTGCTCGGGCTGACCTACTACGCGTCGCTGCTTGCCGAGCTGGATGCCGAGCGCGGCGACTACCCCGCCGCGCTCGCGCAGATCGAGCAGTGCCTCGCATGGTGCGAGTCGACCGGAGAACGGTATTACGAAGCACAGCTGCTGCTGAAGAAGTGCGAGTACCTGCGCCAGGCCGACCCGCGATGCGGCGGCGTGGCCGCGCTGGCCGCGTGCCGGCGCGCATGCGAAGTTGCAACAACGGCGGGCATGGGCCGCATTGCCAGGCTCGCCGGAGCGATGTTGCAGTCGTTGCCGTAA
- a CDS encoding FHA domain-containing protein → MAILKNDSSGEACLLRAYHVFGRDAARCDTVIRDASVSRVHAHIRWIGGLWELHDHSSNGTSVSGVRLRDGEHAVLQPGDVIRFGRAGTAPWRVDALDDPADTLWPIRGAAHPIVLAPRQILAARAAQPVTIVRSPAGEWLCDDTLPPRALHDGDEVSTGDITWRLALVRNGSTMMLAAPADPAASAQLLEFFVSRDEEHVRMLLHVRGGVVDLGERAHHYGLVTLARARSADMQAGYDAATQGWIELERLARMLGIDTSHVNVQIHRARSQFAALPGLDASQLVERRRGSVRFGEFPFRVMRGEHLECQSVPVGQPRIDVHRPAPDPVVHCS, encoded by the coding sequence ATGGCGATACTGAAGAACGATTCCTCCGGAGAAGCATGCCTGCTCCGCGCGTATCACGTGTTCGGCCGCGACGCCGCGCGCTGCGACACGGTCATCCGGGATGCGTCGGTGTCCCGTGTTCATGCCCATATCCGCTGGATCGGCGGGCTGTGGGAGCTCCACGATCACAGCAGCAACGGCACGTCGGTATCGGGCGTGCGGTTGCGCGACGGCGAGCACGCGGTGCTGCAACCAGGCGACGTGATCCGGTTCGGCAGGGCAGGCACCGCACCGTGGCGGGTCGATGCGCTCGACGATCCGGCCGATACGTTGTGGCCGATACGAGGCGCCGCGCATCCGATCGTGCTCGCGCCGCGCCAGATCCTGGCCGCGCGCGCCGCGCAGCCGGTCACGATCGTCCGGTCGCCGGCCGGCGAATGGCTGTGCGACGACACGTTGCCGCCGCGCGCGCTCCATGACGGCGATGAAGTATCGACCGGCGACATCACGTGGCGCCTGGCGCTCGTGCGCAACGGCTCGACGATGATGCTCGCCGCGCCCGCCGATCCGGCCGCGTCGGCGCAACTGCTCGAATTCTTCGTCAGCCGGGACGAAGAGCACGTGCGCATGCTGCTGCATGTTCGCGGCGGCGTGGTCGACCTCGGCGAGCGCGCCCATCATTACGGTCTCGTCACGCTCGCCCGGGCGCGCTCGGCCGACATGCAGGCCGGCTACGACGCCGCCACGCAAGGCTGGATCGAACTCGAGCGGCTGGCGCGCATGCTCGGCATCGATACGTCCCACGTCAACGTGCAGATTCACCGCGCCCGGAGCCAGTTCGCGGCGCTGCCGGGGCTGGACGCGAGCCAGCTCGTCGAGCGCCGGCGCGGCAGCGTCCGGTTCGGCGAATTTCCGTTCCGCGTGATGCGCGGCGAGCATCTCGAATGCCAGTCGGTGCCGGTCGGCCAGCCGCGTATCGACGTGCATCGTCCGGCGCCGGACCCGGTCGTCCATTGCTCGTGA
- a CDS encoding DUF3592 domain-containing protein, producing the protein MFKAIAGIAIGVVFLVIAAVIGWSTRDFLHTAIAVPGEVVSLNAGGSHPQIEFVTKTGERVSYPQGGMIYGTKVGDKVTVLYQPEAPARTATIDRFGAVWNWTLMAAIFGAGFIFFAVMNFPPRK; encoded by the coding sequence ATGTTCAAGGCTATAGCAGGCATTGCGATCGGGGTCGTTTTTCTCGTTATCGCGGCTGTCATCGGATGGTCTACCCGCGATTTTCTGCACACTGCGATCGCCGTCCCCGGCGAAGTCGTGAGCCTCAATGCCGGTGGAAGCCACCCGCAGATCGAGTTCGTGACGAAAACCGGCGAACGCGTATCTTATCCGCAAGGCGGGATGATCTACGGCACCAAGGTCGGCGATAAGGTCACTGTTTTGTATCAACCGGAGGCGCCCGCACGCACTGCCACGATCGACCGGTTTGGCGCCGTGTGGAACTGGACGTTGATGGCGGCAATTTTCGGCGCCGGATTCATCTTCTTTGCGGTGATGAATTTTCCGCCCAGAAAATAA